A part of Jiangella alba genomic DNA contains:
- a CDS encoding GNAT family N-acetyltransferase, translating to MSGNLIIEPRDQRPELSALVGKLPQLWPTFMEHDPTSDLYYADVQRNHPEHVLTAYEPPDTPVALAYTVPFAFGGKNREHLPDDGWDGVIRWAALDRDRGTKPNLVSALEISIRPDRRGQGLAAIMLQAMRDNVRRLGFTELVAPVRPSAKHQEPHTPMTEYAFRTRPDGLPADPWLRVHARAGATIEKVAPRSMVISGTLADWREWTGLPFDESGEVVVPQALVPVHCSVEHDHAVYVEPNVWMRHPVG from the coding sequence ATGTCCGGGAACTTGATCATCGAGCCTCGGGACCAGCGGCCCGAGCTGTCCGCGTTGGTCGGGAAGCTGCCGCAGCTGTGGCCCACGTTCATGGAGCACGACCCGACGTCCGACCTCTACTACGCGGATGTCCAGCGGAATCATCCCGAGCACGTGCTGACGGCCTACGAGCCGCCGGACACACCTGTCGCTCTGGCCTACACCGTCCCGTTCGCGTTCGGCGGCAAGAACCGCGAACACCTGCCTGACGACGGCTGGGACGGCGTCATCCGCTGGGCGGCGCTCGACCGCGACCGCGGCACGAAGCCCAACCTGGTGTCGGCGCTCGAGATCTCCATCCGGCCGGACCGGCGCGGTCAGGGCCTCGCCGCCATCATGCTCCAGGCCATGCGCGACAACGTCCGACGGCTCGGGTTCACCGAACTCGTCGCGCCGGTGCGACCGAGCGCCAAGCACCAGGAGCCGCACACCCCCATGACGGAGTACGCCTTCCGCACCCGTCCCGACGGCCTGCCCGCCGACCCGTGGCTGCGGGTGCACGCGCGGGCCGGCGCGACCATCGAGAAGGTGGCGCCGCGGTCCATGGTCATCTCCGGAACGCTCGCCGACTGGCGCGAGTGGACCGGCCTGCCGTTCGACGAGTCCGGCGAGGTCGTCGTGCCGCAGGCCCTTGTGCCGGTGCACTGCAGCGTCGAGCACGACCACGCCGTCTACGTCGAGCCCAACGTGTGGATGCGCCACCCGGTCGGCTGA